The region AGTATCCCGGGTGGAAGGATCACGCAATACTCATAAATGGATTTAGCAAAACATTCTCAATGACTGGCTGGAGGCTGGGCTACATAGTTGCCAGAAGAGATGTTGCAGAGAAAATGATAAGAGTTGCAGTCAACGTATATAGCTGTGCCACAAGTTTTGCTCAAGAGGCTGCGGTAGATGCTTTAAGAGGTGACTGGACACCTGTGAAGAAGATGATCCAGCTGTTCCAGAGGAGAAGAGATGTAGTATATGAAGAACTGAGTAAGATAGATGGTGTAGAGGTTTGGAAGCCTCTTGGAGCGTTCTATATATATCCGAGGATAAAAGAGATTCTCGAGAAAGTTAAGATGAGCGTAGAGGAATTTGTAGAGTATCTCATAGATAAGCATCATGTTATAGTGCTTCCCGGAACAGCTTTCTCAACTATAAATGGAGGAGATTTCATAAGACTTAGCTACTCGATCTCTGAAGAGAGAATTAGAGAAGGTGTTAGGAGAATTAGAGAAGGTATTAAAGAACTTCTCAACAGATAAACCCAGCTTTCTATCTTATCTATTCAACCAATTCAATCATAGAGATTCTATGCTGTTGAAATATCTCGGCTGAGAACAGATCTGATATATCGAATTGATAATAACAGATCTTTTTAATTTTAAGAGGTGCTGTCTTTATAAGTATTGAGAGAGAATAGCTAGGGATATGAGAAGTATCAGAGATATGTCTTGGATCGATTTTGAAAGAGAATGTTATAAAACAGGTGAGTGTGTAGGAATACTTCCCATAGGATCTGTGGAGCAACATGGAGCGCATCTACCTCTGGGAACAGATATCATGATCGCTGAAAGACTTGCTCAGAAGATCTTCGAGAAAGCTTCTGAAAAAGGTTTCAAGATAATCCTGCTAGAACCCATATCTATAACAGTGTCAGTGGAGTGGAGTGGAAATCCAGGAACTCTATGGGTTCCTGGAGAGGTTTTCCAGAGCTATGTTAAGAGCTATATATTATCTCTAATGAGGAATAACATAAGAAGAATCATAGTATTAAATGCTCATGGAGGGAATACAGGACATCTCCAAGCTCTTCTGAAAGATGTGGTCTATGAATTTAAAGAAGAAGGTTTCAAGATCTATCTAATCAACTGGTGGGAGTTTGTCGGAGATGTTATAAACAGGATCTTTGAGACTCGATTCTTTCACGCAGATGAGGTCGAGACCTCTCTGGCAATGGCTCTGGGGATAGGAGGTAAGGCTACAGAATCTGGTGAGATTATAGAGAGACCTTACGATGAGAAATGGCATGATCTCGATACCACTAAAAGGCCTAGGGTTTATTTCTTCTATAGAGAGGGTAGAAGACTTGAGAAAGGTTCTTTTGGAAGACCTGATATAGCTTCGCGAGAGAAAGGTGAGATCCTCTTAAAAGAATTTCTAGATAGATTCATGGATTTTCTAGAGGATTTGGTTAGGGGGAGGATATAGGGATTCTTCAAGCTATATTCGGTTTGCATATGCATTCTCCTTCAATCATAAGCTCGGGATTCTCTCTCTCGAGGAGTTCTAGAAGCTCTCTACAGTTCTTTGCACACTCAATAGAAGGATCTTCGCTGGATTCTGTTGAAGTCATTATATAGAGATCTATTACAGGTCCTCTGATCTCATGACCCTTAGGATGAGATTTCACATATACATTACCTCTGTTCCTTACAAAGCTATTTATAATCCTTGCTAGACTTGATTCAGGTACTCCCACCAGTCTTATAGTGGTCTCTGCAAATCTTCTTCTTCCAAATCTCCTAAGATAAGGTTCTACATGATTCTCCCAGATACCC is a window of Sulfolobales archaeon DNA encoding:
- a CDS encoding creatininase family protein, translated to MSWIDFERECYKTGECVGILPIGSVEQHGAHLPLGTDIMIAERLAQKIFEKASEKGFKIILLEPISITVSVEWSGNPGTLWVPGEVFQSYVKSYILSLMRNNIRRIIVLNAHGGNTGHLQALLKDVVYEFKEEGFKIYLINWWEFVGDVINRIFETRFFHADEVETSLAMALGIGGKATESGEIIERPYDEKWHDLDTTKRPRVYFFYREGRRLEKGSFGRPDIASREKGEILLKEFLDRFMDFLEDLVRGRI